In Halobacteriovorax sp. HLS, the following are encoded in one genomic region:
- a CDS encoding RNA methyltransferase, with translation MRDLDLIVGIHSIAEAILCRPDSVRKIIATDEGLRDFKKKTRLNKELKDHDIKIVSSHELQKTAETFYKEIELSYQRVPSQIFMVVDPVETYDLAWLYEELEINKSYKILCLDQVTDVHNAAAIMRTAAFYGVDCVLTGAKGHFGTGPSFARIASGAIEHVKIVICSSLPKAITKLKENGVTVIGFSEHASEDGDGLVKTEKMALVLGAEDVGMSNAVERVVEHKVAIKPLGKIKSLNVSVAGAIAMERWLK, from the coding sequence ATGAGAGATTTAGATTTAATAGTAGGAATTCATAGTATTGCAGAAGCGATTCTTTGCCGTCCAGATTCTGTAAGAAAAATAATCGCTACAGATGAAGGGCTAAGAGACTTTAAAAAGAAAACTCGACTCAATAAAGAACTCAAGGATCACGACATTAAAATAGTATCTTCCCATGAGTTGCAAAAAACAGCTGAAACTTTTTATAAAGAAATTGAGCTAAGTTATCAAAGAGTTCCATCACAAATCTTTATGGTTGTTGACCCTGTAGAAACATATGACTTAGCTTGGCTTTATGAAGAATTAGAAATTAATAAAAGTTATAAAATACTATGTCTTGACCAGGTTACAGATGTCCATAATGCGGCGGCCATCATGAGAACTGCCGCTTTCTATGGCGTTGACTGCGTACTTACTGGAGCTAAAGGACACTTTGGAACAGGTCCGTCTTTTGCACGAATAGCTTCAGGAGCAATTGAGCACGTAAAGATTGTCATTTGCTCATCGTTGCCTAAAGCAATTACGAAACTTAAAGAGAATGGTGTTACTGTTATAGGCTTCTCTGAGCATGCATCAGAAGATGGTGATGGTCTTGTTAAGACTGAAAAAATGGCACTTGTTCTTGGTGCTGAAGATGTTGGAATGAGTAATGCTGTTGAGAGAGTTGTTGAACACAAAGTAGCAATTAAACCTCTTGGGAAAATAAAATCTTTGAATGTTTCTGTTGCCGGAGCTATCGCTATGGAGAGATGGCTTAAATAG